In the genome of Persephonella sp. KM09-Lau-8, one region contains:
- the rnc gene encoding ribonuclease III, with product MSIKLEKEFIDRVEKLEKILGYTFKDKSLPLTALTHRSYAVEYHREIPDYEVLEFLGDAVLALIVSEILMKTFPKAREGELSQIRSAVISEAYLSKLARILGLGELVLLSKGEIAQKGMERESLLCDVFESVFGAIYVDADYRIDVPREIFNKFFKEKLIQDIKSGNIPRDYKSLLQILTQKIFGKTPRYKTISAVGPEHDKIFTVECRIEELKTTGKGKSKKEAETMAAKEAYLKLSKEEKKDSQTP from the coding sequence ATGAGCATTAAACTTGAAAAAGAGTTTATTGATAGAGTTGAAAAACTTGAGAAGATATTAGGTTACACATTTAAAGATAAATCTCTGCCTTTAACAGCACTTACCCATCGCTCTTATGCAGTTGAATATCATCGTGAAATTCCAGATTACGAAGTCCTTGAGTTCTTAGGGGATGCTGTTCTTGCTCTGATAGTCAGTGAAATACTAATGAAAACCTTTCCAAAAGCACGGGAAGGAGAACTATCACAAATCAGGTCAGCAGTAATCAGCGAAGCCTATTTATCAAAGCTTGCCAGAATTTTAGGCCTTGGGGAGCTGGTTCTTTTAAGTAAAGGAGAAATAGCCCAGAAAGGAATGGAAAGGGAATCCCTTTTGTGTGATGTTTTTGAAAGTGTTTTTGGGGCAATATATGTAGATGCTGATTATAGAATAGATGTTCCCCGTGAAATATTTAACAAATTTTTTAAGGAAAAACTTATTCAGGATATAAAATCCGGAAATATTCCCCGGGATTATAAATCCCTTCTCCAGATACTTACCCAGAAAATTTTTGGTAAAACGCCACGGTATAAAACTATATCAGCCGTTGGTCCTGAACATGACAAAATTTTCACAGTGGAGTGCAGGATAGAAGAATTAAAAACAACAGGTAAAGGAAAATCAAAAAAAGAAGCTGAAACTATGGCAGCAAAAGAAGCTTACCTGAAATTATCAAAAGAAGAGAAAAAAGATTCCCAGACCCCCTAA
- the ilvB gene encoding biosynthetic-type acetolactate synthase large subunit, which yields MPKKRGADIVIDVLLEEGVNTVFGLPGGAIMEVYDALYGAPLRNILARHEQAAAHMADGYARATGKVGVVLATSGPGATNLVTGLATAHMDSVPMVAITGQVPRHYIGTDAFQEADVVGITRPITKHNFLVTDIKDLALILREAFYLARTGRPGPVLVDIPKDITQQEYDYKMPTLKDVEDALPGYKPHYEGNPVQIKRAAELIRKAKRPVLYVGGGVIIGNASEELRELAELTRIPVTTTNMGKGAFDETHPLALHMLGMHGTYYANMAVYNADLLIAVGARFDDRVTGKIDEFAPEAKIIHIDIDPASISKNIHVDVPIVGDVKIVLQKLLKELKKKPIEWVKARESWLKQIEKWKEKHPLTYQKSDKIIKPQYVIEEIYNITNGEAIISAGVGQHQMWAAMFYKYRYPRQFLNSGGLGTMGYGFPAAVGAKLGRPEKTVFAIEGDGSFVMNMQDVITAVQYRIPIKIAIINNEFLGMVRQWQQFFYDSRYSSVCLAVHPDFVKLAEAMGAVGLRATKPSEVREVLQKAMEINDRPVIMDFVVDREENVLPMVPAGKSYREMILTPKQKGEAETMYLVG from the coding sequence ATGCCAAAGAAAAGAGGTGCCGATATTGTCATAGATGTCCTTCTTGAGGAAGGAGTGAACACTGTTTTTGGACTTCCCGGTGGTGCAATAATGGAAGTTTATGATGCTCTCTATGGAGCACCGCTAAGGAATATCCTGGCAAGACACGAACAGGCTGCCGCCCACATGGCTGATGGTTATGCAAGGGCTACAGGAAAAGTTGGGGTTGTCCTTGCAACCTCTGGGCCTGGAGCCACCAACCTTGTAACAGGCCTTGCAACAGCTCATATGGACTCTGTTCCAATGGTTGCTATCACAGGGCAGGTTCCAAGACACTATATCGGGACAGATGCTTTTCAGGAAGCTGATGTTGTAGGTATCACAAGACCAATAACAAAACATAACTTTCTGGTTACTGATATAAAAGACCTTGCACTTATACTTAGAGAAGCATTTTATCTTGCAAGGACAGGAAGACCCGGACCTGTTCTTGTTGATATACCAAAGGATATAACCCAGCAGGAATATGATTATAAAATGCCTACCTTGAAAGATGTTGAGGATGCTTTACCTGGGTATAAACCTCATTACGAGGGAAATCCAGTCCAGATAAAAAGAGCCGCAGAACTTATCAGAAAGGCAAAAAGACCGGTTTTATACGTTGGTGGTGGAGTAATAATAGGAAATGCCTCAGAAGAGCTGAGAGAACTGGCAGAGCTTACCAGAATTCCAGTTACAACCACAAATATGGGTAAGGGTGCTTTTGATGAAACCCATCCTTTAGCCCTCCACATGCTTGGTATGCATGGAACTTATTACGCCAATATGGCAGTTTATAACGCAGATCTTCTTATTGCTGTAGGTGCCAGATTTGACGACAGAGTTACAGGAAAGATAGATGAATTCGCCCCTGAAGCAAAAATTATCCATATAGATATAGATCCTGCTTCAATCAGTAAAAATATTCATGTTGATGTTCCAATCGTTGGTGATGTTAAAATTGTTCTCCAGAAACTCCTAAAAGAACTGAAGAAAAAACCAATAGAATGGGTAAAAGCCAGAGAAAGCTGGCTTAAACAGATTGAGAAATGGAAAGAAAAACACCCCTTAACATATCAAAAATCAGACAAAATTATAAAACCCCAGTATGTAATAGAGGAAATCTATAATATAACAAACGGGGAAGCTATTATCTCTGCAGGAGTTGGTCAGCACCAGATGTGGGCTGCAATGTTTTATAAATACAGATACCCAAGGCAGTTCCTTAACTCAGGTGGTCTGGGAACAATGGGATACGGATTTCCTGCAGCAGTAGGAGCAAAACTGGGAAGACCTGAAAAAACAGTTTTTGCCATAGAAGGAGATGGTTCATTTGTTATGAATATGCAGGATGTTATAACAGCAGTCCAGTATAGAATTCCTATAAAAATAGCAATAATAAACAATGAGTTTTTAGGAATGGTTAGACAGTGGCAGCAATTTTTCTATGACAGCAGATACTCTTCTGTATGTCTTGCAGTTCATCCAGATTTTGTTAAACTTGCAGAGGCAATGGGAGCTGTAGGTCTCAGAGCCACAAAACCATCAGAAGTAAGGGAAGTTCTCCAAAAAGCAATGGAAATCAATGACAGACCTGTAATAATGGACTTTGTTGTTGATAGAGAAGAAAACGTTTTACCAATGGTTCCTGCAGGAAAAAGCTACAGAGAAATGATACTTACACCAAAACAGAAAGGTGAAGCAGAAACTATGTATTTAGTAGGATAA
- the acpP gene encoding acyl carrier protein: MEERIKEIIADQLGIDVDQIKPESKFVDDLGADSLDVVELIMAFEEEFDVEIPDEDAEKIQTVGDVINYIKEKKGA, encoded by the coding sequence AAGAATTAAAGAAATCATCGCAGACCAGCTTGGAATCGACGTTGACCAGATAAAGCCTGAGTCAAAATTTGTTGATGACCTTGGAGCTGACTCCCTCGATGTTGTTGAGCTTATCATGGCATTTGAAGAAGAGTTTGATGTTGAAATTCCAGATGAAGACGCAGAAAAAATACAAACTGTTGGTGATGTAATTAACTACATCAAAGAGAAAAAAGGAGCGTAA
- a CDS encoding 2,5-diamino-6-(ribosylamino)-4(3H)-pyrimidinone 5'-phosphate reductase: MPRPYTIIVSEVTVDGKLTLRKGRSSKEIMQFMDEEANRYLHELRAKVDGIMVGAETIRTDNPFLTVRYVEGKNPTRIVPTSKADIPLDANILKKDAPTIIVTSKQAPQEKVNAIREKAEVLVVGEESVDLVEMMNQLYQKGIKSLMVEGGSTLNWNLIRLGLVDEVRLIHIPFIVGGSDTPTLVGGEGFYSFDEVVKLKLRAHFLRGSHLITEWEIKFED, translated from the coding sequence ATGCCAAGACCTTATACAATCATAGTTTCTGAAGTGACAGTTGACGGAAAACTTACACTTAGAAAAGGAAGATCTTCAAAAGAGATTATGCAGTTTATGGATGAAGAGGCCAATAGATATCTCCATGAGCTCAGGGCAAAAGTTGATGGAATAATGGTGGGAGCAGAAACAATAAGAACAGATAATCCATTCTTAACTGTCAGATATGTTGAAGGTAAAAATCCAACCAGAATAGTTCCTACTTCAAAGGCAGATATACCCCTTGATGCAAATATACTGAAAAAGGATGCACCAACAATAATAGTAACCTCTAAACAGGCACCACAGGAAAAGGTAAATGCCATAAGAGAAAAAGCAGAAGTTCTGGTAGTTGGTGAAGAGAGTGTAGACCTTGTAGAGATGATGAATCAGCTTTACCAAAAAGGAATAAAATCACTTATGGTTGAAGGTGGTTCAACTTTAAACTGGAATTTAATCAGGCTTGGACTTGTTGACGAGGTTAGGCTGATACATATTCCATTTATAGTTGGTGGTTCCGATACTCCAACACTTGTAGGTGGAGAAGGGTTTTACTCATTTGATGAGGTGGTGAAACTCAAACTAAGGGCCCATTTCCTAAGGGGTTCACATCTGATTACAGAATGGGAGATTAAATTTGAGGATTAA
- the moaD gene encoding molybdopterin converting factor subunit 1 translates to MRIKVLYFSSVKDKIGLPSEDIELTENSTVNDLVKLLSEKYPQIKDTLQNSMFAVNEEYASTDQKLKEGDTVAIIPPVSGG, encoded by the coding sequence TTGAGGATTAAGGTTTTATACTTTTCCTCTGTAAAAGATAAAATAGGTCTGCCTTCAGAAGATATTGAACTAACGGAAAATTCTACCGTCAACGACCTTGTAAAACTTCTATCCGAAAAGTATCCACAAATAAAAGATACCCTTCAAAACTCTATGTTTGCCGTTAATGAAGAGTATGCTTCCACAGACCAGAAACTTAAAGAAGGAGATACTGTGGCAATAATACCACCTGTTAGCGGTGGATAG
- a CDS encoding CDP-alcohol phosphatidyltransferase family protein, with protein MNLTSKRKSLKKLYEPFGLIFIKAHITPNVITLISIAMGLLAAFSYYKEKPLTAAFFLFLSGFFDLMDGIVARETEKSSKFGAVLDWLADKFVDGFVLFFIGITYSTPLLTALAIVVNMLHTFIKPVAYAEIGFANRQKGKIDDPLEGIGFFGRPETLISIIIFSILEHFHLFGGLETGFKIITALMTLSLAQRIIYLYIKYNKDYD; from the coding sequence ATGAATTTAACATCAAAAAGAAAGTCTTTAAAGAAACTTTATGAGCCCTTCGGGCTCATTTTTATAAAGGCGCATATTACCCCGAACGTTATTACCCTTATATCTATAGCTATGGGTTTACTGGCAGCATTTTCCTATTACAAAGAAAAACCTTTAACCGCTGCCTTTTTCCTATTTTTAAGCGGATTTTTTGACCTTATGGATGGTATCGTAGCAAGGGAAACAGAAAAATCCTCAAAATTCGGTGCAGTCTTAGACTGGCTGGCAGATAAATTTGTTGACGGATTTGTTCTATTTTTCATTGGGATAACATACTCAACCCCTTTGCTTACCGCTCTGGCTATAGTTGTTAATATGCTTCATACATTTATAAAACCTGTTGCCTATGCAGAAATAGGTTTTGCAAATAGACAGAAAGGAAAAATTGATGACCCCCTTGAAGGAATAGGATTTTTCGGAAGACCGGAGACATTAATCTCCATAATTATTTTCTCTATCCTTGAGCATTTCCACCTGTTTGGAGGTCTGGAAACAGGGTTCAAAATAATTACAGCCCTTATGACACTTTCCTTAGCACAGAGAATTATTTACCTCTACATAAAATACAACAAAGATTATGACTAA
- the ilvN gene encoding acetolactate synthase small subunit, with protein MSEEIKTIKLRPQPKSEVRKHIIVVRAQHNFGVLTRITSLFAGRGYNIESLTVGKTHEPNVARITIVVEGSERVVEQIIKQLRKLVETLRVRDITDAPHIERELTLIKVHAGEATARDEIMRLVNIFRAKVVDVSTDTYTIEITGTSDKIQAFINLLRPFGLKDIARTGVLALTRESAKEELQEHKIE; from the coding sequence ATGTCAGAAGAGATTAAAACAATAAAACTAAGACCACAACCTAAAAGTGAAGTAAGAAAACATATAATAGTGGTTAGAGCCCAGCATAATTTTGGTGTCTTAACCAGAATAACCAGTCTTTTTGCAGGCAGAGGATATAACATAGAAAGCCTGACTGTAGGTAAAACACACGAGCCAAACGTAGCAAGAATAACAATAGTTGTGGAAGGTAGCGAAAGAGTTGTTGAACAAATCATAAAACAGCTAAGAAAACTTGTTGAAACCCTCAGAGTAAGGGATATAACAGATGCACCACATATAGAAAGGGAGTTAACCCTCATAAAAGTCCATGCCGGTGAAGCAACGGCAAGGGACGAAATAATGAGACTTGTTAATATATTCAGGGCAAAGGTTGTTGATGTATCAACTGATACCTATACAATAGAAATAACAGGAACATCAGATAAAATACAGGCTTTTATAAATCTTTTGAGGCCGTTTGGCCTTAAGGATATAGCGAGAACAGGTGTATTGGCATTAACAAGGGAGTCAGCAAAAGAGGAATTACAGGAACATAAAATAGAGTAA
- the ilvC gene encoding ketol-acid reductoisomerase, producing MAKIYYDEDASLEVLKGKTVAIIGYGSQGHAHALNLRDSGINVVIGLYSGSRSAEKAKAEGFEVLIPDEAAKKADVIMMLIPDTIQPEVYKTAILPNLDEGNALAFAHGFNIHFGQIVPPEYVDVFLVAPKGPGHLVRWQYEEGKGVPGLVAVHQDFTGKAKDVALAYAKGIGCTRAGLIETTFAEETETDLFGEQAVLCGGATALIKAGFETLVEAGYQPEVAYFECLHELKLIVDLIYQYGISGMRYSISDTARYGDVTRGDRIYKAVKPIHQKILEEIQRGEFAKEWILENVANRPHFNAMVQRDEKHPVEEVGKELRKMMPWLEGKGL from the coding sequence ATGGCAAAAATTTATTATGATGAAGATGCATCTCTTGAGGTATTAAAGGGAAAAACAGTTGCAATAATTGGATACGGTAGTCAGGGACATGCACATGCATTAAACCTTAGAGATAGCGGAATTAATGTTGTAATAGGTCTTTATTCAGGAAGCAGGTCTGCAGAAAAAGCCAAAGCAGAAGGATTTGAAGTACTTATTCCCGATGAGGCAGCTAAAAAAGCTGATGTAATTATGATGCTTATCCCTGATACAATTCAGCCTGAAGTTTATAAAACAGCAATACTGCCAAATCTTGATGAAGGTAATGCACTGGCATTTGCCCACGGATTTAACATACATTTTGGGCAAATTGTTCCACCTGAATACGTAGATGTATTCCTTGTAGCTCCAAAGGGACCAGGACACCTTGTTAGATGGCAGTATGAAGAAGGAAAAGGAGTTCCAGGACTGGTGGCAGTTCATCAAGATTTCACAGGAAAAGCAAAAGATGTAGCCCTTGCCTACGCAAAAGGAATTGGCTGCACAAGGGCAGGACTTATAGAAACAACATTTGCAGAAGAAACTGAAACAGACCTGTTCGGTGAGCAGGCAGTTCTCTGTGGTGGTGCGACAGCATTAATAAAAGCAGGTTTTGAAACCCTTGTGGAAGCTGGCTATCAGCCGGAAGTTGCATATTTTGAGTGTCTCCATGAGCTTAAACTGATTGTTGACCTTATTTATCAATATGGAATTTCAGGAATGAGATACTCAATTTCTGATACAGCAAGATATGGGGATGTTACAAGGGGAGATAGAATTTATAAAGCTGTAAAACCAATCCACCAGAAAATCCTTGAGGAAATCCAGAGAGGCGAATTTGCCAAAGAATGGATACTTGAAAATGTTGCAAACAGACCACACTTTAATGCTATGGTTCAAAGAGACGAAAAACATCCTGTAGAGGAAGTCGGTAAAGAGCTTAGAAAAATGATGCCATGGCTGGAAGGTAAAGGTCTGTAA
- the fabF gene encoding beta-ketoacyl-ACP synthase II — MRRVVVTGLGAITPVGHNVKETWENLINGVSGIDVIKRFDPYSYNLPVVIAGEVKDFDPKKYLNPKDAKRMSDFVKFAMVAAKEAIADSGLELDKIDLTRAGVIVGTGIGGLRDIEEQQTLLLEKGARRVSPFFIPSGISNMASGYISIEFGFKGPNSCVVTACATGTHSIGDAFKVIQRGDADIMIAGGTESAITPLGIAGFANMKALSTRNNEPQKASRPFDAERDGFVMGEGAGILVLEELEHALKRGAKIYAEIVGYGMTGDAHHITAPCSDADGAVRVMEMALNDARLNPDEIDYINAHGTSTPLNDKVETLGIKKVFGDYAYKVKISSIKSMIGHLLGAAGAVEAVATVKTIETGIIPPTINYEHPDPDCDLDYTPNKAVEKQVKAAISNSFGFGGTNACLAFKAYEH; from the coding sequence ATGAGAAGGGTCGTCGTTACCGGTCTTGGAGCTATAACACCTGTAGGACATAACGTTAAAGAAACATGGGAAAATCTTATTAATGGAGTAAGTGGTATAGACGTTATTAAACGTTTTGACCCTTACTCCTACAACCTGCCTGTTGTTATTGCAGGTGAGGTAAAGGATTTTGACCCTAAAAAGTATCTAAACCCGAAAGATGCTAAAAGAATGAGCGATTTTGTTAAGTTTGCTATGGTCGCTGCTAAAGAAGCTATAGCAGATTCAGGTTTAGAACTTGATAAAATAGACCTGACAAGGGCAGGTGTTATAGTTGGAACAGGTATCGGCGGCCTGAGGGATATTGAAGAGCAACAAACTTTATTATTAGAGAAAGGTGCCAGAAGGGTTTCTCCTTTCTTTATCCCTTCTGGTATTTCAAATATGGCCTCTGGGTATATCTCAATTGAGTTTGGCTTTAAAGGACCTAACTCCTGTGTGGTTACAGCCTGTGCCACAGGAACCCACTCAATAGGAGATGCATTCAAAGTTATACAGCGTGGTGATGCTGATATTATGATTGCAGGGGGAACAGAATCAGCAATAACACCTCTGGGAATAGCTGGTTTTGCCAACATGAAAGCCCTATCAACCAGAAATAATGAACCACAAAAGGCATCAAGACCTTTTGATGCAGAAAGAGATGGCTTTGTTATGGGAGAAGGAGCCGGAATACTTGTTCTGGAAGAACTTGAACATGCCCTTAAAAGAGGTGCAAAAATATATGCAGAAATAGTTGGATACGGTATGACAGGGGATGCTCACCATATCACAGCCCCATGTTCAGATGCTGATGGTGCCGTTAGAGTTATGGAAATGGCATTGAATGATGCCAGACTAAACCCAGACGAAATTGATTACATAAATGCACACGGAACATCAACACCTCTTAACGACAAAGTAGAAACCCTTGGAATCAAAAAAGTATTTGGTGACTATGCTTACAAAGTAAAAATAAGCTCTATAAAATCAATGATAGGACATCTTCTTGGAGCTGCAGGAGCGGTAGAAGCAGTTGCAACAGTAAAAACTATTGAGACAGGAATAATCCCACCAACAATAAACTACGAACACCCAGACCCAGACTGTGACCTTGATTACACACCAAATAAAGCTGTTGAAAAACAGGTAAAAGCTGCAATATCAAACTCTTTTGGATTTGGAGGCACAAACGCCTGTTTAGCATTTAAAGCTTATGAGCATTAA